One Tepidanaerobacter syntrophicus DNA segment encodes these proteins:
- a CDS encoding ABC transporter ATP-binding protein: MIQLEDIYKIYKLGDTEVHALDGITLGIEQGEFIAIVGPSGSGKSTLMNILGCLDTPTEGSYLFEGKDMSKLSDDQLAIIRNKHIGFVFQSFNLLPKLDAVENVEVPLTYAGKKGPARRERAVKMLEIVGLGDRIHHKPKELSGGQQQRVAIARALSTDPPVILADEPTGNLDTKSGTEIMQILKELNKSGKTVILITHDINIAKQAQRNVHIQDGKIIEDVKVAG, encoded by the coding sequence CTGATACAACTTGAGGATATCTATAAGATATATAAACTGGGAGACACTGAAGTGCATGCATTAGATGGCATAACACTTGGGATAGAACAAGGCGAATTTATAGCAATAGTGGGGCCGTCAGGCTCGGGAAAATCTACATTAATGAACATTCTCGGATGCCTGGACACTCCCACCGAAGGCAGTTATCTTTTTGAGGGCAAGGATATGTCAAAGCTCAGCGACGACCAGCTTGCAATTATACGGAACAAGCACATAGGTTTTGTATTTCAAAGCTTCAACCTGCTGCCTAAGCTGGATGCAGTGGAGAACGTAGAAGTGCCCCTGACTTATGCAGGCAAAAAAGGCCCTGCAAGAAGGGAGCGGGCTGTCAAAATGCTGGAAATTGTGGGCTTGGGCGATAGAATACATCATAAGCCCAAGGAACTTTCCGGAGGCCAGCAGCAAAGAGTCGCCATAGCAAGAGCCTTATCTACAGATCCTCCCGTAATCCTTGCAGACGAGCCTACAGGCAACTTGGACACAAAGTCCGGCACTGAGATTATGCAGATACTAAAGGAACTTAACAAAAGCGGAAAAACCGTCATCCTTATAACCCACGACATAAACATCGCAAAGCAGGCTCAAAGAAATGTCCATATTCAGGACGGCAAAATAATAGAAGATGTAAAGGTGGCAGGTTAA